The bacterium (Candidatus Blackallbacteria) CG13_big_fil_rev_8_21_14_2_50_49_14 genome segment TGCGTGAAGTGGGTAAGTATTTCTCGGTCAACTATATGATTGCCAAGGAATCGGTTCGCCGCCGCTTGGAAGATCGCGATCAGGGCATTTCCTATACTGAATTCAGCTATATGCTTTTGCAGGCCTATGACTTTCTTCACCTCTTCCGTACTGAAAACTGCAAAATTCAGGCCGGAGGCAATGACCAATGGGGCAATATTACCGCAGGCATTGATTTGGTAAGAAAAACAACCGGACAAACCTCCTTTGGCCTGACGATTCCACTTCTGACCACTTCAAGTGGAGAAAAGTTTGGAAAATCTGCGGGCAATGCCGTTTGGCTGGATGCAGAAATGACCTCCCCCTATCAGTTTTACCAATACTGGATACAAGCCGATGATCGGGATGTGGAACGTTTCTTGCGAATTTTTACCTTTCTCGGACTCGATGAAATCAGTACGCTGTGTGCCGAGCACGCCGAAAAGCCTGAGCAACGCCTGGCCCAGAAACGACTGGCAGCTGAAGTGACACGGATTGTTCATGGCGAAGAAGCGCTGGAAAAAGTGCTGCTGGCCAGTGAAGTCTTGTTTGGACGTGAAATCACAGGGCTTTCAGACGCCGATCTGAGTGCTGTTTTCGCAGATGTCCCCTCAACATTGATCGCACGCAATCGCTTGCAAGGAGAGCTCACCCTGACTGAATTGCTCAGGGAGACAGGCATGAGCAAATCCAATGGCGAGGCCCGTCGCCTGATCCAAGGGGGAGGGGTTTACCTGAATAATCGCAAATGCAATGATCCGCTTTTGCTGATTGATGAAAAAGCATTGGCTTCTGAAAGCATGCTGGTGCTTCGCTCAGGGAAAAAGAATTATCATCTGGCACGGTTTAGTTCTTGAACCAAATCCTGGGGTTCTCGCTAAAACATGTTCATCTGGTAAAATAGTGGATTGCAACCAACCTCCTGAAGGGCTGTTTGAAATAAACCATGTCTGCCGCTAAAAAATACTGCCTGGAATGCTTTGTCATCATGGATGCAGAGCAAGAGGTGTGCCCAAATTGTGGTTATCAACAGCCCCCCAATAACAATCCCCTTTATCTCAAGCCTCCCTTTCGCCTGAACCGACAATACGTGATTGGCAAGGTGCTGGGTCACGGCGGGTTTGGCATTACCTATCTGGGTTTTGACCGCCATTTAAATACCCGTGTGGCGATCAAGGAGTATTTCCCCTCTGAATTTGCCAGCCGAGCCCCTGACGGGCAACAGGTCATTCCCTACAGTGGTGAAAAAAGCGAACTGTTTAGGCTGGGCCGTGAAAAATTCATAGCCGAAGCCCGTCTGTTGGCCTCTTTGCGCAGCCCCAATATCGTGCGTATCCGCCACTTTTTTGAAGAGAGTAATACCGCCTATTTCATTATGGAGTACCTGGAAGGTGGAACCTTGACCGAATACCTGCAACAAGAGCAGGGCCAAATTTCGGTTGAAAAAGCCAAAGAAATCCTCATGCCCTTATTGGAAGCGCTGGAAGAAGTGCATGCTAAAAACTCCTACCACCGAGATATCAAACCCGATAATATTTATATCACTCAGCGCGGTCTGCCGATTCTGCTCGATTTTGGCGCTGCCCGCCAGCACATGTCAGGCGCAACCACCAATCTTTTATCCTTTCTCACGCCGGGATTTGCACCGGCTGAACAATACTCCAGCAACGGTATCCAAGGCCCCTGGACCGATATTTACGCCCTGGCCGCCACGATCTACTTCTGTTTAACCGGTGAAGCGCCCCCTTCTCCTCAGGATCGCATGATGGGAGATGCCGAACTCAAACACCCCTCAGAATTGGGAGTAGAGATCAGCCCCAAAGATGAGGAATGGCTTTTCAAAGGGCTTGAAATCAAATGGAGCCAAAGGCCTGAAAATATCGCAGAATGGAAAAAGCTGATCAAGGCCGCAGATGCGCCTGCTGCCCCGCCCCCCAATCAACGTCGCGCAGAAGAAGAAAATTTCATGCGCATTGCGATTTTGCCTCGCCTGGTTTCACGCTTTCTGACCCCTTCAGCTGAAAGCGAAATTCACGAATCAGCAGGCTTTATGGATATTTCCCGTGAACGGGTCAACAGTTTGATCGAAGAAGCTTTGCTGATGACCGGTTCAACCCGACGTGACCCCGAGGCAGAACAACGCAAAGAAAAAGAACGCCGCCAAAAGGTTGAAGAAGAGCGCAAAAAACGTGAAGAATTGATCCAGGCACGTGAACTTGAGCGCAAAAAAGAAGCTGAAGAAGAAAAGAAACGGCGCGAAGCTGAAC includes the following:
- a CDS encoding tyrosine--tRNA ligase — translated: MSQDLLEALQQRGMLEQISDPEGIRDTLRQGPTTLYIGFDPTATSLHIGNLLPIMLLAHFQRAGHRPICLVGGATGMIGDPSGRSSERVLLTEDKVDANLESIRRQLSRFLRFEGENAALMTNNHDWIGPMSYIDWLREVGKYFSVNYMIAKESVRRRLEDRDQGISYTEFSYMLLQAYDFLHLFRTENCKIQAGGNDQWGNITAGIDLVRKTTGQTSFGLTIPLLTTSSGEKFGKSAGNAVWLDAEMTSPYQFYQYWIQADDRDVERFLRIFTFLGLDEISTLCAEHAEKPEQRLAQKRLAAEVTRIVHGEEALEKVLLASEVLFGREITGLSDADLSAVFADVPSTLIARNRLQGELTLTELLRETGMSKSNGEARRLIQGGGVYLNNRKCNDPLLLIDEKALASESMLVLRSGKKNYHLARFSS